In Peromyscus eremicus chromosome 15, PerEre_H2_v1, whole genome shotgun sequence, a genomic segment contains:
- the Mtarc1 gene encoding mitochondrial amidoxime-reducing component 1 produces the protein MDASGSWILTRVTAIGLAVVALGTVAWRIMRPRPRQRLQQVGTVSQLWIYPIKSCKGVSVCEAECTAMGLRCGHLRDRFWLVVNEDGNMVTARQEPRLVLISLTCDNDTLTLSAAYTKDLLLPITPPTTNPLLQCRVHGLEVQGRDCGEAAAQWITSFLKTQPVSLVHFEPHMSPRSSHQIRAQFRPKDQVAYSDASPFLVLSEASLEDLNSRMEKMVKATNFRPNIVISGCGVYAEDSWNELLIGDVELKRVMACTRCLLTTVDPDTGVMDRKEPLETLKSYRLCDPSQQSIYGKLPLFGQYFALENPGTVRVGDPVYLLSQ, from the exons ATGGATGCCTCTGGCTCCTGGATTCTGACCCGGGTCACCGCGATAGGACTGGCCGTGGTGGCGCTGGGGACCGTGGCCTGGCGTATCATGCGTCCCCGGCCGCGCCAGCGGCTGCAGCAGGTGGGGACGGTGTCCCAGCTCTGGATCTACCCGATCAAGTCCTGCAAGGGGGTGTCGGTGTGCGAGGCCGAGTGCACGGCCATGGGACTGCGCTGTGGCCACCTGCGTGACAG GTTCTGGCTTGTGGTCAATGAAGACGGGAACATGGTCACTGCCCGACAGGAACCTCGCTTGGTCCTGATTTCCCTGACCTGCGACAATGACACCCTGACTCTCAGTGCAGCCTACACAAAGGACCTGCTGCTGCCCATCACACCCCCCACCACAAACCCACTACTTCAGTGCAG AGTACATGGTCTGGAGGTGCAGGGCAGGGATTGTGGAGAGGCGGCTGCTCAGTGGATCACCAGCTTCCTGAAGACACAGCCCGTGAGCCTGGTGCACTTCGAGCCCCACATGAGCCCCAGAAGTTCTCACCAGATAAGGGCTCAGTTCCGGCCCAAGGACCAG GTGGCCTACTCAGATGCAAGCCCATTCTTGGTCCTTTCTGAGGCATCCTTGGAAGATCTCAACTCCAGGATGGAGAAGATGGTGAAAGCGACTAACTTCAGGCCCAACATTGTCATTTCAGGATGTGGCGTTTACGCAGAG GATTCTTGGAATGAGCTCCTCATTGGGGATGTGGAACTCAAACGGGTGATGGCTTGCACCAG GTGCCTTTTGACAACGGTGGATCCGGACACAGGAGTCATGGACAGGAAGGAGCCTCTGGAAACACTGAAGAG TTACCGCCTGTGTGACCCTTCGCAACAGTCGATATATGGAAAGCTACCCCTCTTTGGACAGTATTTTGCTCTGGAAAATCCAGGCACAGTCAGAGTGGGAGACCCTGTGTACCTTCTGAGCCAGTGA